Part of the Deltaproteobacteria bacterium genome, ACGGGCCAGGTCGCGCCGGGAGGGATGCAGGCCGGCCAGAAGCCGGGGCAGAAGCACGTCCAGGCTGGTGGTTTTGTGGAACAGGGCGCAGGCCGGCACTCCCAGGATCTGGGCTCCACCGATGCGCCCGATGAGGGTCATGGCTCCGGGCAGGACGGGGATGCCGTGCAGGGCGTCGGCCAGGCCCGCGTCTTTCAGGCCAGCGCGGGTCACGTCATCCGGGTCCACGGACAGGCCGGCCGTGGTCACGATGAGATCAGCGCCAGCGTCAAGCAGACGCCCCACGCCGGCGCGGATGGCCGCCCGGTCGTCCGGAACAACGGTCGAAGCCACGACGTCGGACCCGAGGTCGCGGACCTTGGCCGTGATCACGGCCGCGAATTTGTCCTCGATCAGGCCCTGAAAGACCTCGGTGCCCGTGACCAGAATGCCGACCCTGGCCTGGCGCAGGGGCAGAACGGTCAAAAGCGGCCCCTCGCCCAGGGCGGCCAGGGCCCGGCTGAAATCTTCCCGCGATAAAAACAGGGGAATGGCGCGGGTGCCGCCGACAAGACGGTCCGCTTCGACCAGGGCATTGTTTTGGCGCGTGGCGCACATGACCCTGGGGCTCAGGTTGAAGCGTTCCAGGGCATCCAGATCGACCTGGAGCAGGCCGGAACAGGTGGCCCGGAAATCGATCTTGCCCTCCTTGGGCGTGTCCGCGTGGGTGATGCCGGGTCCGGCCATGCGTCGGGCAAAGGCCAGGGCCGCTTCGTTTTCGTGGACAAAGGCACCGCTTGGCAGGTTTTCGTCCTGGACATAGACGGTGTTGCGCCCCAT contains:
- a CDS encoding trehalose-binding protein codes for the protein MNIGPHTFQEFKDMAAAFHGYPAPGLLIGGYMVEMARAALPKDILFEAVVESRKCLPDAVQLLTPCSTGNNWMKVINLGRYAVSLYDKFSGEGVRVSVDVDKLEDWPQIKGWFLKLVPKKDQDTPRLFQEIEDAGDTILSLTTITVHKRLLGHAHMSRIDRCPICGEAYPTSDGAICRGCQGEAPYESQEGAVMDDTYQPVRVPVAEAVGKTALHDMTRVVPGQSKEAEFRAGQTFTGGDVCRLQQMGRNTVYVQDENLPSGAFVHENEAALAFARRMAGPGITHADTPKEGKIDFRATCSGLLQVDLDALERFNLSPRVMCATRQNNALVEADRLVGGTRAIPLFLSREDFSRALAALGEGPLLTVLPLRQARVGILVTGTEVFQGLIEDKFAAVITAKVRDLGSDVVASTVVPDDRAAIRAGVGRLLDAGADLIVTTAGLSVDPDDVTRAGLKDAGLADALHGIPVLPGAMTLIGRIGGAQILGVPACALFHKTTSLDVLLPRLLAGLHPSRRDLAR